From Lewinellaceae bacterium:
TCTGTTTTTTCTATAAACTAATGCCCAGGATAAGGAAGAACAATACTTGCAGTATAAACAAAGCGATGGCCACTTTGTTGAGCGCCCGGCCCAGCCAGAAAGCGAACAAACATTGCAGGGGAAAAGCGACCAGAAACCAGCCCAGGTAGTTGCGCAACGGCACGGCTTCCGCTTCCCAGGACCAAAAGCCGTAGTGCATCGCCACCGGTTCTATGAGCACATCCAGCCCGACCATCAGCAAGGCCGAGGCCAGCCCCCGGAGCAGCCAGTGCCTCTCCGGCAAGAGGTGATTGGCGATGACGCCGGCACTGTAACTCAGCATCACCCAGTTGACGCCGATCATCAGCGGCGTGCCCCACACCTTGGGGCCCAGCACCCTGCCATAGGTGTATTCGCCAAACAAAATGCCGGTTTGCACCCCGAAAAGCTCCGCTCCGAAACCAACGAGATAGGCAATCACGACAAAGGCCCGGGTGCCCCTGTCCCACCCGGCGTGAAACCACAGCACCAGGGCCAGCGACACCAGCAAGTTGACCGGTGTCAACAGAATGAAATCCTGGTGGATGGGGAGAAGGATGCCGAATATGCCCACGGTATAGAGAACGGCCAGGACCAGGATGGCCAGCCAGTCCGCCGGCAAATTCGTTCGATATGAGCTTTCGTCCTGCAACATCAGGGGGTTTGCTTTCGGGTTATTCTGCATGAGTTTCGGGGAAATCATTGGCCAATCGGCACCGACACCGGATACGGAAGCGGGCCGGGGAGGCCGTTACAAATATAATCATTACAAAAGTAATCGTTATAAAAGTAATCGTTATAAAAATAACGGTTCTCTCCTACCCTCCCTTTCCCTGCTATCGTTTGATAACTCCTCAGTTAGTAACGGTTAAATAATAACCTTTCGATTCTGCCTTGCTCTTTTGCCGCCATACGTCGTTGCTCTTCAGTTACGTAACCTCCGGCTATGCTCCCTCATCGCGCCTCGTCTGGCAACAAAATAGCGGCGGCATATTTCGAAACCTTATTATTTGCCCGTTACTTATCCAAATGCATTACCTCATCCACAATTTTTGCCGACAGCAAGGCCAGCGGTATCCCTCCTCCCGGATGCACGCTGCCGCCGCAGAAGTACAGCCCTTTGATCCGGCTCGAAAAGTTGGGGTGCCGGAGGAAGGCTGCCATGCGGTTGTTGGAGCTCGTGCCGTACAGGGCCCCCAGATGGGAAGCCGTTTTGCTCTCGATGGTGCGGGGTTCGAGTATCTCCTCGCACTCGATGAGGGGTTCTACGTCAACCTTCAGCATGCGGCTCAACTTGGCCAGTATTTGTTTCCTGGAGGCCTGGATGAGCGCATCCCAGTCCTGCCCGGAATCGTAGGGCGCGTTGATCATGGTGAACCAGTTCTCGCAGCCTTCCGGCGCGTCGCCTGGCTCGTATTTTTGGGTGATGTTGATGTATACGGTGGGATCGCCGAAGAGCTTGCCCTCTTCCAGATGCTGAAATTCAGCGCGGTAATCGTCGCTGAAAAAGATGTTGTGCAGCCCCAGCTCCGGAAACTGCCGCCGAATGCCCCAGTAAAAGATCAGGGCGGAAGTCGATTTCTGCTGGCGCAGCGTGCGTTCGGGGTGGCGCTCGCGGGGCAGGAGCTTGCGATAGGTGAAAAAAACGTCCATATTGCTGATGACAACATCATAGGGTTCTTCCCCGTCCTCCAGCCGCAGGGCTGTTGCCCTGCCCGCTTTGACGATGATCTCCTGAACCGGTGCATTGAAATGAAAAACGGCGCCTTTCCGCACGGCCAGCTCGTAGATGCTTTTGGTAATGTTGTACATCCCTCCCCGGGGAAAGAAGGCGCCGATGTGGTGCTCGAAGTGCGGAATGATGCTCAAAAGGCCGGGCGCTTTATAGGGGTTGGAACCGTTGTAGGTAGCGAAGCGGTTGAAGAGCTGCACCAATTTGGGGTGTTTCAGGTGCCGCCGGTTGACGGCGTCCATGCTGGTGAACAGGTCCAGCCCGGGGATGGCCAGCATGGCGCGCAGTACGCGCCCGTTCAGCCAGGTACTCAGGCGGTGCAGCGATTTTTCCAGGAAAATCCGGCCGGTGATCTCGTATTTGCGGCGGCTGTCCGCCAGCGCCCGGTGCAGCCGCTCCGGCGGCACGCCGAGTTTTTCCTCTACTTCTTTGGCGAAACGCTCCTGTTCGGCGTAGGCTTGCAAGCGGGCGCCGTCTTCCCAAAAGTAGTGGCAGACCACCGGCAGGCGCTCGTATTCGAAATGCGCTTCCGGCTTTTCTCCGGCTGCCCGGTAAAGTTCATCCACGTACTGCGGCATGGTAAACAGCGAAGGCCCGGCATCAAACCGGTAACCCTTTGCCTTGAATTCGGAAAGCTTGCCGCCAGGGTAGCTGTTCGCCTCATACACATGCACCTCATGCCCGCGGCTTGCCATGCGCACTGCCGAAGCCAACCCGGCTACTCCCGCTCCAATGATTCCTATTTTCAAAGGTTATTTTTTCGCTGCCTAACAATCCCTGATGGGAAATTGTTGCTGCCCAGCTAAGCCAGGCAATTTAACACTACGCCCTATCCCCCCTTCCCGCCATACAACTTCGCATACCGGGCAATATACTTCCCGATGATATCGAACTCCAGGTTCACCGCATCCCCCGGTTGGATGTCCTTAAAATTGGTGTGCTCGTAGGTATAGGGAATGATGGCCACGGAAAAAACATCCGCTTCGGGTTTCACTACCGTAAGGCTCACGCCGTTGACGGTCACCGAGCCTTTATCCACCAGCAGGTGTTCTTCAGTGGGCTGATAGCGAAAGCGGTAGTACCAGCTTCCGTCCCGCTCGTCGACGGCGGCACAAACAGCGGTGGCGTCGACATGGCCCTGCACCATGTGGCCGTCGAGGCGGCTGTCGGCTTTCATGGCGCGTTCGAGGTTGATCCGCCCCCCCTCTTTCAACGCGCCCAGGTTGGAGCGCAGGAGCGTTTCTTCGATGGCGGTGACCGTATGCGCCTGCGGGCCCAGGGCGACCACCGTGAGGCAGACCCCGTTGTGGGCGACGCTCTGGTCTATTTTAAGCTCCCCTGATATAGCGCTTTCGATCGTAATATGAACATTGCCGCCTTCCTTTCGGAGGTTCCTGGCCGTCCCCATGGCTTCGATAATTCCGGTAAACATATCGTTTATGCGTTGGTTTCTGCATTGAAAACAGCTTGCCGGCCCCTTAGTTTTGGGCGCCTTTCCATAAATGCCTTACATTTGTTCGTTGATTAAAGTGTAACTTTTAACATTTCATGCGTTAAACTAAGAAACTCTGCCTGTGCTCGAGCGCACATTGGAAGCAAGAGATAGCAACATGGAGAATATCAACCCGGAGAAACTACTCTCCACCATCAATGAATTCACACAATCAATGGGCCCGGTAGAATGGGGCGCCGCTTGTGGCGGCATCGCCCTGATCCTCATTCTGGCCGCCAGCATTTCGGCCGGCAAGCGCCGCAAGAAACGCAAGGCACAACAAGTAGCGCCCTCGCTGAAGCTGGATACCTTCCAGATTTCCCCCCTGGGAAGAGACGCCTACTTTAAAGTGCTGAACAACGGCCAACCCGCCCGGCTGAGCAACCTGGCCATCAAGGGCCGCAACGACGTGGCGGTGAAAAATGCCGTCGCCGGCCACGAGCTGCACACCGGCGAATCCTACCGCATTCTGCTGGAAGCCACCGGAACCCAAAAGCTGAGTTCCGATTTTACGATCGAACTGTCTTATGTCGACCTCGTCGGCAATGTTTATCAGCAGGCCTTTGCGCTCAGCCAGCAGGTTGCCAAACAACCCAGGCTCGTCAAATTTGCCTGAACCCGTATTGAACACGAAAAACCATGAAAGTAGACATTCTCGCTATCGGGGTCCATCCCGATGACATCGAGCTGAGTTGCAGCGGCACCCTGCTTCGGCACATCAGCCAGGGCAAAACCGTAGGGCTGCTCGACCTCACCCAGGGAGAACTGGGCACCCGAGGCTCCGCCCGCATCCGGCTGGAAGAGGCCACTACCGCCGCCGGCCTGATGGGCGCCGCCTTCCGCAAAAACCTCGGCATGGCCGATGGTTTCTTTGCCTACGACCGGGAACACATCCTCAAGATCATCGAAGTGCTCCGCGAACACCAGCCCGAGATCGTGCTGGCCAACGCTTTGTCGGACCGCCACCCCGACCACGGCCGGGCCGCCCGCCTCATCGCCGATGCCTGCTTTTACTCCGGCCTGGTCAAAATACCGACCGCGGGCCAGGACGGCGCTCCCCACGAGCGCTGGCGCCCCCGTGCCATTTACCACTACATACAAGACCGCAACCTCAAGCCGGATTTCGTTGTCGACATCACCCCTTTCATGGATAAAAAGATCGAATTGATACAGGCCTACCGCTCCCAGGTCTTCGTTCCCGATGCGAAAGAATACGAGGGGGAATTGAACTCTCCCATTTCAGGAGAAGACTTCATGGATTTCCTGCGGGCCAAAGCCAGGGCTTATGGCCGGGATGCCGGCTTCGAGTATGCGGAGGGGTTCAATACCGGCCGCACACCAGGCCTCCACGACCTTTTCAGCTTGATGTAACCTTATCGGGAAAGGTGCAGTAAAAAGCGGCGCCCTGCCCTTCAGCGCCCTCTGCCCAAAACCGGCCCTGATGCAGGTTGACGGCCTGCCGGACGATGGCCAGCCCGATGCCTGTTCCTTCAAACTGCTGGACGGAATGCAGGCGCTTGAAAGGCTTGCCCAGTTCTTTAGCAAACTGCATGTCGAAACCAACGCCATTATCTTTGACGTACAGGACGGCCTGCCCGTTTTCCCGGTAGGCGCCTATCTCCACCCTCGGGCTGGCCGCGCCCCGGGAATACTTTATGGCGTTGGAAGCCAGATTGGTGAGTATGTGCCATAAGAGCTTGGCGTCGGCTGGTATGGCGCCCAGGTTCTTCAGGCACAGTTCCGGTTTTTCTCCATCCTCCTTGCCGGCAGTTTGTTCTTCCCAAATGCTTCTTGCCATGGGTTCCAGCTCCACATTCGATACCTCCAGCCCGCTTTTCCCAATACGGGACAGCAGCAACAGGCCCTCAATGATCTGAAGGATCTTGCCATGGCTGCCTTTGATATGGCTGAAAAACTCCTCCCGGCTGCCTTCATCCAATTCTCCGGAGCGGATGCGCCGTTCCAGCAATTGGGTGAAGGACTGGGCCAGCCGCAACGGCCCTTTGAGGTCGTGCGTTATGGCGTAATTAAAGGCCACCAGGTTTTCGTTCGCATTTTGCAATTCCTGGCGCTGTTGAGCGATCTTTTCTTCCCGCTCCTCCAGCTGGTAGACAATAGTGGCTTTTTCCTGTTCTTGCCTTTCCTGATAACGCATGATGAAGATGGAAAAAAAAGCGATCAGGTAAATGGAAAAGACATAACCAAAACTCCCGGCATCGCTGGCCAACAGGACTATCCCCAACCCTGCCATCAGCATAATGCCGCTGTAAAACATATACATGCGCGCTCCGCTGGCAATCATAGGGATGACCACCCATACCGTCATGCAGCCAAACGTCACTGCAAATTCCTGCTGAATCGTACTGGAAGGGTTGGAAAAGATCAAAAAAGCAATGCCGTTCATCATCAGAATGAAACCGGACAACATGACGGCGTGAAGGAGAATGGCAAAATTGGCGGATTTGCTAAAATACCGGCCGATCAGAAAAACCAGAATGCCCATCAGCCCGGCTATCCGCCACGGCAGGGTGCCTACCAGTTGGAGGTCGTTATAGTCGAGGTAATAGAATAGCAGGATGGAGGGCGCGGCCAAAGCAGCTGAAAACAGCCCAACCCGTTTGGTTTTATGAGCGGCTTCCCGGATGTACCTTTCGTAATGTACGGGCTTCATCATGCTGGAAGATTGATAAGCGGCCAAAGCCGCCTTGGGATTACAAAACCAATTAGCCCTCTGATTTCTGTTTCTTTAGCCCTCCTAAAATAATCTTTTTCTTCGAACCGGCAAAGCCCTGGTTAATAATCCGGCAACTTGCCTTCCATTCGCTCTACGTATTGCACTTCTCCCAGGCGGAACTTGACCGGCATGCGGGCGGCCTTCTCCATCTTTACTTCCCACTTGCAGAAAGCGCCCAGTTTTTCATAAGACCAGGCGGCCGGCATTGGCGGAGCGGAAAGCACCTGCTGCCGGATGGCAGTTTCCGGGATGTGCCCGGCAGGCATAGCCGACAGGGAAGGCAGGTGGTAGAAAGCCGTCCCCGCCCGTGCCGTGTCGGCGGGCAGTTGAAGCCCGGGCGCCGCATTGCCGGCATTCGGCGTTTGCCCGGTCGCTATGCTGCAT
This genomic window contains:
- the crtI gene encoding phytoene desaturase translates to MKIGIIGAGVAGLASAVRMASRGHEVHVYEANSYPGGKLSEFKAKGYRFDAGPSLFTMPQYVDELYRAAGEKPEAHFEYERLPVVCHYFWEDGARLQAYAEQERFAKEVEEKLGVPPERLHRALADSRRKYEITGRIFLEKSLHRLSTWLNGRVLRAMLAIPGLDLFTSMDAVNRRHLKHPKLVQLFNRFATYNGSNPYKAPGLLSIIPHFEHHIGAFFPRGGMYNITKSIYELAVRKGAVFHFNAPVQEIIVKAGRATALRLEDGEEPYDVVISNMDVFFTYRKLLPRERHPERTLRQQKSTSALIFYWGIRRQFPELGLHNIFFSDDYRAEFQHLEEGKLFGDPTVYINITQKYEPGDAPEGCENWFTMINAPYDSGQDWDALIQASRKQILAKLSRMLKVDVEPLIECEEILEPRTIESKTASHLGALYGTSSNNRMAAFLRHPNFSSRIKGLYFCGGSVHPGGGIPLALLSAKIVDEVMHLDK
- the bshB1 gene encoding bacillithiol biosynthesis deacetylase BshB1, which produces MKVDILAIGVHPDDIELSCSGTLLRHISQGKTVGLLDLTQGELGTRGSARIRLEEATTAAGLMGAAFRKNLGMADGFFAYDREHILKIIEVLREHQPEIVLANALSDRHPDHGRAARLIADACFYSGLVKIPTAGQDGAPHERWRPRAIYHYIQDRNLKPDFVVDITPFMDKKIELIQAYRSQVFVPDAKEYEGELNSPISGEDFMDFLRAKARAYGRDAGFEYAEGFNTGRTPGLHDLFSLM
- a CDS encoding riboflavin synthase, which codes for MFTGIIEAMGTARNLRKEGGNVHITIESAISGELKIDQSVAHNGVCLTVVALGPQAHTVTAIEETLLRSNLGALKEGGRINLERAMKADSRLDGHMVQGHVDATAVCAAVDERDGSWYYRFRYQPTEEHLLVDKGSVTVNGVSLTVVKPEADVFSVAIIPYTYEHTNFKDIQPGDAVNLEFDIIGKYIARYAKLYGGKGG
- a CDS encoding carotenoid biosynthesis protein — protein: MQNNPKANPLMLQDESSYRTNLPADWLAILVLAVLYTVGIFGILLPIHQDFILLTPVNLLVSLALVLWFHAGWDRGTRAFVVIAYLVGFGAELFGVQTGILFGEYTYGRVLGPKVWGTPLMIGVNWVMLSYSAGVIANHLLPERHWLLRGLASALLMVGLDVLIEPVAMHYGFWSWEAEAVPLRNYLGWFLVAFPLQCLFAFWLGRALNKVAIALFILQVLFFLILGISL